A single Chlorocebus sabaeus isolate Y175 chromosome 3, mChlSab1.0.hap1, whole genome shotgun sequence DNA region contains:
- the ZAR1L gene encoding protein ZAR1-like: protein MERFVRVPYGLYQGYGNTVPLGQPGLSGHKQPDWRQNMGPPTFLARPGLLVPANAPDYCMDPYKRAQLKAILSQMNPSLSPRLCKPNTKEVGVQVSPRVDKAVQCSLGPRTLSSCFPWDGRDLREALPACGVTSPGTGRRSLIRLRRDGDHAESKALPGPEEASQPQPSPPRSEADRQEKPGQPEELGEKDALCPQETKSKQVPGDAATEPLRRPNFQFLEPKYGYFHCKDCKTRWESAYVWCISGTNKVYFKQLCCKCQKSFNPYRVEAIQCQICSKSHCSCPQKKRHIDLRRPHRQELCGRCKDKRFSCGNIYSFKHVM from the exons ATGGAGCGCTTTGTCCGTGTTCCCTATGGCTTGTACCAGGGTTATGGAAACACAGTGCCTTTGGGCCAGCCTGGACTCTCAGGGCACAAACAGCCCGACTGGAGGCAAAATATGGGTCCCCCCACTTTTCTGGCCAGGCCAGGGCTGCTGGTGCCCGCGAACGCCCCTGACTACTGCATGGACCCTTACAAGAGGGCGCAGCTTAAGGCCATCCTCTCCCAGATGAACCCCAGCCTGAGCCCGCGGCTGTGCAAGCCCAACACCAAGGAGGTGGGCGTGCAGGTGAGCCCGCGGGTGGACAAGGCTGTGCAGTGCTCGCTGGGGCCTCGCACCCTCAGCAGCTGCTTCCCCTGGGACGGCAGAGACCTCCGGGAGGCCCTGCCAGCTTGCGGGGTCACTTCGCCCGGCACCGGCCGCAGGAGCTTGATCCGCCTGCGGAGAGATGGGGACCACGCGGAGAGCAAGGCGCTCCCGGGCCCTGAGGAGGCCAGCCAGCCGCAGCCATCACCACCGAGGTCAGAAGCTGACAGGCAGGAGAAACCTGGGCAGCCGGAGGAATTGGGGGAGAAAGACGCCCTGTGCCCTCAGGAAACGAAGAGCAAGCAGGTGCCGGGAGACGCCGCCACCGAGCCTCTCCGGAGGCCCAACTTCCAG tttttggaaCCAAAATATGGCTATTTTCACTGTAAAGATTGTAAGACCAGGTGGGAGAGTGCTTACGTGTGGTGCATTTCCGGAACGAACAAG GTTTATTTCAAACAACTCTGTTGTAAATGCCAAAAGAGTTTTAACCCTTATCGAGTAGAAGCAATCCAATGTCAG ATCTGCTCAAAGTCTCATTGTTCCTGTCctcaaaagaaaagacacattgaTCTAAGGAGGCCTCATCGACAAGAACTGTGTGGTCGCTGCAAAGACAAGAGATTCTCCTGTGGCAATATTTACAGCTTTAAACATGTGATGTAA